Part of the Arsenicicoccus sp. oral taxon 190 genome, ATAGGGCACGAGCACTTCACGAAGTCGATGACCCTCGACGTCGAGAACCGGCTGATGCACTGGCTCAAGGGCTCCGACGCCGTCGTCCGCCTGCACAACCGCAAGCACAACCCGCAGAACGACTACTACTCACGAGACCTGCTGGACGAGACCTTCCGCGACGCGTGGAACCAGCTGCGTGGGCATGACCGTCACCTGTTCCCCACCGAGAAGATCGTGCGCGAGTCCGCGCTCTTCAAGGCATCTCCCTTCCACAAGCTCACGCAGCAGCAGCTCGCGGCGAAGGCGCGGATCCACGACGCGATCGTGGAGGCCCGCGCGTCCCGGGCCATGGGCCAGCTGATCCTCGTCGAGGGCTCCGCGGGCACCGGCAAGACGGTCCTGCTGAGCAGCCTGTTCTACGACCTGTTCATGGAGGACGTGGCCCGCGACGTGATGTCTGGTCTGGACGACCTCGACGCCTGGCTGCTCGTGAACCACGACCAGCAGCTCACCGTCTACGAGCAGATCGCTCTCAAGCTCGGCTTGGCGCGACGTGCGGGTGACCGGGTGAGCAAGCCGACGAGGTTCATCAACGGCCGAGACGAGGACGCCGACCCGGTCGACGTGGTGCTGGTCGACGAGGCGCACCTGCTCTGGACGCAGGGCAAGCAGTCCTACCGAGGGACCAACCAGCTCGCCGACCTGCGACGTCGAGCGCGGGTGGTCGTGGCGATCTTCGACCCGCAGCAGATGGTGGCCACCAACCAGTACTGGGAACCGGACCAGCTGCGTGAGCTCCGCGACGGCGCAACGCAGGTCATCGAGCTCGACGAGCAGATGCGGATGACGTCCTCGGAGGCGACCTATCTCTGGGTGCGTCACCTGGTGGACGACCGGCGGGTGGACGAGATCCCGGACGACCCCGACTACGACGTGAAGGTGTTCGACGACCCGCACGCGTTGTATGCCGCGATCCGGGCAAAGGCCGCGGACGAGGAGCACGGTCTGTCTCGCCTCACGGCGACCTTCGACTGGGAGTTCGTCGAGAAGCGTCGCGTCGACGGGAAGACGTGGGACGTCGTCATCGACACCTTCCGCGTGCCGTGGAACCTCCAGCTGGACTACGACGCGGCCGAACGACGCGACCTGCGAGGACGGTCCTGGGCCGAACGGCCCCGATCGATCGACGAGGTCGGGTCCACGTTCACCGTCCAGGGTTTCGACCTGGACTACGCCGGGGTCATCATCGGGCCGT contains:
- a CDS encoding DUF2075 domain-containing protein — protein: MAGKAFVRRIPFHERALTELVEQLQGARSAAEQRLARHLLDFPTVYVVHKGAAAGRYEVYVGETSDIRSRTVQHLRADILVREDWKGLADAPDAQMYVIGHEHFTKSMTLDVENRLMHWLKGSDAVVRLHNRKHNPQNDYYSRDLLDETFRDAWNQLRGHDRHLFPTEKIVRESALFKASPFHKLTQQQLAAKARIHDAIVEARASRAMGQLILVEGSAGTGKTVLLSSLFYDLFMEDVARDVMSGLDDLDAWLLVNHDQQLTVYEQIALKLGLARRAGDRVSKPTRFINGRDEDADPVDVVLVDEAHLLWTQGKQSYRGTNQLADLRRRARVVVAIFDPQQMVATNQYWEPDQLRELRDGATQVIELDEQMRMTSSEATYLWVRHLVDDRRVDEIPDDPDYDVKVFDDPHALYAAIRAKAADEEHGLSRLTATFDWEFVEKRRVDGKTWDVVIDTFRVPWNLQLDYDAAERRDLRGRSWAERPRSIDEVGSTFTVQGFDLDYAGVIIGPSVTYRDGQIVFDPSASANRNATKRRTLANGTKVAVAEHLLRNELNVLLTRGVRGLYLYAVDRELREALLGAQRSSTCRLS